In one Streptomyces sp. NBC_01288 genomic region, the following are encoded:
- a CDS encoding ABC transporter substrate-binding protein — protein sequence MKRWIRCAGVLLSAGGLLATAACGGSSGKQSDGKATVTLMTWESAATNKAIDQALTGFHDPNITVKRVDTPNGNYSDKLAALTQAKKLPDLFWCGNDTEQQYTSQGLLTDWASRLSGSSDFGASSFVSSTMKNWKTADGKIGGVPSLLNTYGIWYDIDAFKAAGITVPAAGWTWDQMFAAAAKLHAKGAKYGLVADALTSTDGPFSLSTYALSAGGKPFADNVHQPTKTTIDSTYTEGVSKVVAGIKSGAIAPPGYDISNQQGLFAAGQIPMLWSGQWLAAGFLTDKPKIRYGFAPLPQVTKPATLYDAVGICTPSYTQNADATFKVLKYLDSTVWTKVLPDSPVAAPAYLSAQNAYFGALDKAGQTTVAATVKAGLNTPTTIGVRFTTQWAGQSNDLITAYWPDILNGKKPLSDLQTMTDKINDVIKNNG from the coding sequence ATGAAACGATGGATCCGTTGCGCCGGAGTGTTGCTGTCGGCGGGGGGACTGCTCGCGACGGCGGCCTGCGGCGGCTCGTCCGGGAAGCAGTCGGACGGCAAGGCCACGGTCACCCTCATGACCTGGGAGTCCGCCGCCACCAACAAGGCCATCGACCAGGCCCTGACCGGCTTCCACGACCCGAACATCACGGTCAAGCGCGTCGACACCCCGAACGGCAACTACAGCGACAAGCTCGCGGCCCTGACCCAGGCCAAGAAGCTCCCCGACCTGTTCTGGTGCGGCAACGACACCGAGCAGCAGTACACCAGCCAGGGCCTGCTCACCGACTGGGCCTCGCGGCTCTCCGGCTCCAGCGACTTCGGCGCGAGCAGCTTCGTCTCGTCCACGATGAAGAACTGGAAGACCGCCGACGGCAAGATAGGCGGCGTTCCCTCCCTGCTGAACACCTACGGCATCTGGTATGACATCGACGCCTTCAAGGCCGCCGGCATCACCGTGCCCGCCGCAGGCTGGACCTGGGACCAGATGTTCGCCGCGGCCGCGAAACTGCACGCGAAGGGCGCCAAGTACGGCCTGGTCGCCGACGCGCTGACCTCCACGGACGGCCCCTTCTCCCTCAGCACGTACGCCCTGTCCGCAGGCGGGAAGCCCTTCGCGGACAACGTGCACCAGCCCACCAAGACGACCATCGACTCGACCTACACCGAAGGCGTCAGCAAGGTGGTGGCGGGCATCAAGAGCGGTGCCATCGCGCCGCCCGGCTACGACATCAGCAACCAGCAGGGACTGTTCGCCGCCGGACAGATCCCGATGCTGTGGAGCGGTCAGTGGCTGGCCGCCGGGTTCCTCACCGACAAGCCGAAGATCAGGTACGGCTTCGCGCCCCTGCCCCAGGTGACCAAACCCGCCACCCTCTACGACGCGGTGGGCATCTGCACCCCGTCCTACACCCAGAACGCGGATGCCACCTTCAAGGTCCTCAAGTACCTCGACTCCACGGTGTGGACCAAGGTGCTGCCCGACTCCCCGGTCGCCGCCCCGGCCTATCTCTCTGCCCAGAACGCCTACTTCGGCGCCCTCGACAAGGCCGGGCAGACGACCGTCGCGGCCACCGTCAAGGCGGGACTGAACACCCCGACCACCATCGGCGTGCGCTTCACCACCCAGTGGGCCGGCCAGTCAAATGACTTGATCACGGCCTACTGGCCGGACATCCTCAACGGCAAGAAGCCGCTCTCCGACCTCCAGACGATGACCGACAAGATCAACGATGTGATCAAGAACAACGGTTAG
- a CDS encoding carbohydrate ABC transporter permease, with protein sequence MTTSPDVTRAPTTAPTPAAPPTKPPRRAVRKASWYATALLISSVMILPILWMLTVALKGPSAVFEVPPKLLPHEFHFKNFIDGPKVIHFPRLLLNSLVITGLSVIGGVMTSMMAGYALARLRFPGRKVWFYVFVGSMLLPPVVGIIPLFQLFKDIGWYDTWLPLIVPAFLGGNPLFIFLARQYFLSIPHSIDEAAKVDGAGHVRIFFSVMLPITKPAWITMSILAFQMSWNDYLNPLIYLYSSQKWPLSVGMASFVTQFAGQTPDWNLYMATNLLYMLPPLIVFFVAQRYFIQGLSALGTVNQR encoded by the coding sequence GTGACCACGTCTCCTGACGTCACCAGGGCGCCGACGACCGCGCCGACACCGGCCGCCCCACCGACGAAGCCGCCCCGCAGAGCCGTACGCAAAGCATCCTGGTACGCGACCGCGCTGCTGATCAGCTCGGTGATGATCCTGCCCATCCTCTGGATGCTCACCGTCGCGCTGAAGGGCCCCTCGGCGGTCTTCGAGGTCCCGCCGAAACTGCTGCCCCACGAGTTCCACTTCAAGAACTTCATCGACGGCCCGAAGGTCATCCACTTCCCGCGCCTGCTGCTCAACTCCCTTGTCATCACCGGTCTTTCGGTGATCGGCGGGGTGATGACCTCGATGATGGCGGGCTACGCCCTGGCCAGGCTGCGCTTCCCCGGCCGGAAGGTGTGGTTCTACGTCTTCGTCGGCAGCATGCTGCTGCCCCCGGTGGTCGGCATCATCCCGCTGTTCCAACTCTTCAAGGACATCGGCTGGTACGACACCTGGCTGCCGCTGATCGTCCCGGCCTTCCTCGGCGGCAATCCGCTCTTCATCTTCCTGGCCCGGCAGTACTTCCTGTCGATCCCGCACTCCATCGACGAGGCCGCCAAGGTCGACGGCGCGGGACACGTCCGGATCTTCTTCAGCGTGATGCTGCCGATCACGAAGCCCGCCTGGATAACGATGTCAATCCTGGCCTTCCAGATGTCCTGGAACGACTACCTCAACCCGCTGATCTACCTGTACTCGTCCCAGAAGTGGCCGCTGAGCGTGGGCATGGCCTCCTTCGTCACCCAGTTCGCCGGCCAGACCCCGGACTGGAACCTCTACATGGCCACCAACCTGCTCTACATGCTCCCGCCACTGATCGTGTTCTTCGTCGCCCAGCGCTACTTCATCCAGGGCCTGAGCGCCCTGGGCACCGTCAACCAGCGCTGA
- a CDS encoding glycoside hydrolase family 125 protein, with product MPARGFGGSGGASDAPSEVFVKTGDIPAMWLRDSTAQVRPYLAVATDPEVGDVLAAVSRRQIRCVLLDPYANAFNDGPTGAHGEPGDLPTPGDWVWERKYELDSLCAPLQLAYALRRATGREDHLDEAFHRAAWLIVRLWRAEQSHARSPYRFVRPTGPFAGDSLPLNGRGGPVGRTGMTWSGFRPSDDACVHGYLVPANALASTSLHGLAELAAAVLDDTELAHECWRLADEIDAGILAHGVTEVDGASVLAYEVDGLGAALLCDDANLPSLLSLPLSGWCTPEDPLYRATRRFALSEANPSYFSGSYASGIGSTHTPERHVWPLAIATAGLTGSADDAARALETLAATTAGTGLMHESFHVDAPGRFTRDWFGWANAMFCELALEVCGGGVRHFFPVHPRALPGGSGAGGRSA from the coding sequence GTGCCTGCCAGGGGATTCGGGGGATCGGGCGGGGCGTCGGACGCGCCGTCCGAGGTCTTCGTGAAGACCGGCGACATCCCGGCGATGTGGCTGCGGGACAGTACGGCGCAGGTCCGCCCGTACCTCGCCGTGGCCACGGACCCGGAGGTCGGTGACGTCCTGGCCGCCGTCTCGCGCCGCCAGATCCGCTGCGTTCTCCTGGACCCGTACGCCAACGCCTTCAACGACGGCCCCACCGGCGCGCACGGCGAACCCGGCGATCTGCCCACGCCTGGCGACTGGGTGTGGGAGCGCAAGTACGAACTCGACTCCCTCTGCGCGCCGTTGCAGCTCGCGTACGCACTCCGGCGGGCAACCGGCCGCGAGGACCATCTCGACGAGGCGTTCCACCGCGCCGCCTGGCTGATCGTGCGGCTGTGGCGGGCCGAGCAGTCCCACGCGCGCTCGCCCTACCGGTTCGTCCGGCCGACCGGCCCGTTCGCCGGTGACAGCCTGCCTCTCAACGGCCGTGGTGGGCCGGTCGGTCGGACCGGCATGACGTGGTCGGGCTTCCGCCCGAGCGACGACGCGTGCGTCCACGGCTACCTGGTCCCGGCCAACGCGCTGGCGTCGACGAGCCTGCACGGACTCGCCGAGTTGGCGGCGGCGGTCCTCGACGACACCGAACTCGCCCACGAGTGCTGGCGGTTGGCCGACGAGATCGACGCCGGGATCCTGGCGCACGGGGTGACCGAGGTCGACGGCGCCTCCGTCCTCGCCTACGAGGTCGACGGCCTCGGGGCGGCCCTGCTCTGCGACGACGCGAACCTCCCGAGCCTGTTGAGCCTGCCCTTGAGCGGCTGGTGCACCCCCGAGGACCCGCTGTACCGGGCCACCCGCCGCTTCGCGCTCTCCGAGGCGAACCCCTCATATTTCAGCGGGAGTTACGCGTCCGGCATCGGCAGCACGCACACGCCGGAACGTCATGTCTGGCCGCTGGCGATAGCCACCGCCGGCCTGACCGGCAGCGCGGACGACGCGGCCCGGGCCCTGGAGACCCTGGCCGCCACCACCGCCGGGACCGGCCTGATGCACGAGAGCTTCCACGTCGACGCGCCGGGCCGGTTCACGCGGGACTGGTTCGGCTGGGCCAATGCGATGTTCTGCGAGCTTGCGCTGGAGGTGTGCGGGGGCGGGGTGCGGCATTTCTTTCCGGTGCATCCGCGGGCGTTGCCCGGTGGGTCGGGGGCGGGGGGCAGGTCGGCGTGA
- a CDS encoding glycoside hydrolase family 76 protein, which produces MSLRPSRRVMIGSGLAALTATAATPAFAAERPSSARALSRARAAYAALRRHFDATDGSGLVREQIPVAAGDNPYSYEWPFSQVHIAALDLTVVDAQFEPELARRAAAQEHHWNAGGGTTKLPGYASYPVAPYGAGGDMFYDDNEWVGLAKVQRYLQTGDTAALARAKEIFALVKSGWDTDSSHASPGGVFWTQADWSHDRNTVSNMPGAQLALRLHQITGEADYLDWARRFYDWTNAHLQSPTGLYWDHLDLQGAIEKTVWSYNQGVPVGVAVLLYEVTRDRAYLRQAERVAAAAYAYYVTQGRLFTQPVFFNSIFFKNLLLLESVTGKDTYHRAMADYADQVWDTMRDPATGLVHFDTAGGTQAIQQAALVQLYAVLAWPRAKWRTLY; this is translated from the coding sequence ATGTCGCTGCGTCCCTCCCGGCGCGTGATGATCGGTTCCGGCCTGGCCGCTCTGACGGCGACGGCCGCCACACCCGCCTTCGCGGCCGAACGCCCAAGCTCCGCACGGGCGTTGTCCCGCGCCAGAGCCGCGTACGCCGCGCTGAGACGACACTTCGACGCGACCGACGGCTCCGGGCTGGTCCGCGAGCAGATTCCGGTGGCGGCCGGCGACAACCCGTACTCGTACGAATGGCCCTTCTCGCAGGTGCACATCGCCGCGCTCGATCTCACCGTCGTGGACGCGCAGTTCGAACCGGAGCTGGCCCGGCGCGCGGCGGCGCAGGAGCACCACTGGAACGCGGGCGGCGGGACGACCAAGCTGCCCGGCTATGCCTCCTACCCGGTCGCGCCGTACGGGGCGGGTGGGGACATGTTCTACGACGACAACGAGTGGGTGGGGCTGGCGAAGGTCCAGCGGTATCTGCAGACCGGGGACACCGCCGCGCTCGCCCGTGCGAAGGAGATCTTCGCCCTGGTCAAGTCCGGTTGGGACACGGACAGTAGTCATGCCTCGCCGGGCGGGGTCTTCTGGACGCAGGCCGACTGGAGTCACGACCGCAACACCGTGTCGAACATGCCGGGCGCCCAACTCGCCCTGCGCCTGCACCAGATCACCGGCGAGGCCGACTACCTGGACTGGGCGAGACGCTTCTACGACTGGACGAACGCGCATCTCCAGAGCCCAACTGGCCTGTACTGGGACCACCTTGACCTCCAGGGGGCCATCGAGAAGACCGTCTGGTCCTACAACCAGGGCGTGCCGGTCGGTGTCGCCGTGCTGCTGTACGAGGTCACCCGGGACCGCGCCTATCTGCGCCAGGCGGAGCGCGTTGCCGCCGCCGCGTACGCCTACTACGTCACGCAGGGGCGGCTGTTCACGCAGCCGGTGTTCTTCAACTCGATCTTCTTCAAGAACCTGCTGCTCCTGGAGTCGGTGACCGGGAAGGACACCTACCACCGGGCGATGGCCGACTACGCCGACCAGGTGTGGGACACGATGCGCGATCCCGCCACCGGCCTCGTGCACTTCGACACGGCCGGTGGCACCCAGGCGATCCAGCAGGCGGCGCTCGTGCAGCTCTACGCCGTGCTCGCCTGGCCGCGCGCCAAGTGGCGGACGCTGTACTGA
- a CDS encoding glycosyl hydrolase family 28 protein, which produces MRSSMSWPLIAADRRLLTAADGTENRVLRPLALVLTALLLGVAALFGAPQSAQAAAGTVSAYPVPSIYPASTDYKLTVNGTSVPVTKYTGYDIAQLALGTGTATVSVSKLNNTDIGAYSISPQKLGITGTVSGPTLTFTVQNDEYLIVKLDGRPNLVIAADPAETNRPATSGTGIFNVRSAPYSVQPNTGAYTTTPFQNALNDAAAYGSANGTQGIVYVPAGVYTLGNLYLRSDLAFYLAPGAVLRYTGEASHYVVTGHKTSQGRDLTWFISTRYSSTNIKIYGRGIIDGNGQAALAPSNLGVNLLAPIYTSGFTVDGITFRESSSWAVIPLRSSDLTFRNIKMFNRFDMGENDGIDVMESTNVTVDHAIGIGLDDPFSTKTWPDVADIYKSVPGTARPLDNVTFNDLVSWTYCYGVKVGQGVYESQNKVTFQHVVVYDAAVGIGVHHKYGTASATNLKFDDIDIERLSFSNDGNRTWLALMTGSTAGIGPVTGVTISNVRVRNAGTTAARVNGLPGAPISGVALSHIVMPGSTTGATTLSQVNLTNLSDYGSLTITP; this is translated from the coding sequence ATGAGATCGTCGATGAGTTGGCCGTTGATCGCGGCCGACAGACGGCTGTTGACCGCGGCCGACGGAACCGAGAACCGCGTACTGCGCCCGCTGGCCCTGGTGTTGACCGCGCTCCTGCTCGGCGTCGCGGCCCTTTTCGGCGCCCCACAGTCCGCACAGGCCGCGGCGGGCACGGTGTCGGCGTACCCGGTGCCGTCCATCTACCCGGCGTCCACCGACTACAAGTTGACGGTCAACGGCACGTCCGTGCCCGTGACCAAGTACACCGGCTACGACATCGCCCAACTCGCCCTCGGCACGGGCACCGCCACCGTCTCCGTGAGCAAGCTCAACAATACGGACATCGGCGCGTACAGCATCAGCCCGCAGAAGCTGGGCATCACGGGGACCGTCAGCGGCCCGACCCTGACCTTCACCGTCCAGAACGACGAGTACCTGATCGTCAAGCTCGATGGCCGCCCCAACCTGGTCATCGCCGCCGACCCCGCCGAGACCAATCGCCCGGCGACCAGCGGCACCGGCATCTTCAACGTGCGGAGCGCGCCCTACTCGGTCCAGCCGAACACCGGCGCCTACACCACAACTCCCTTCCAGAACGCCCTCAATGACGCCGCCGCGTACGGCTCCGCGAACGGCACGCAGGGCATCGTGTACGTCCCGGCCGGCGTCTACACCCTCGGCAACCTCTACCTGCGGAGCGACCTCGCGTTCTACCTCGCCCCCGGCGCGGTGCTCCGCTACACGGGCGAGGCCAGCCACTACGTGGTGACCGGACACAAGACCTCGCAGGGCCGCGACCTCACCTGGTTCATCTCCACCCGCTACTCCTCGACGAACATCAAGATCTACGGCCGCGGCATCATCGACGGCAACGGCCAGGCCGCGCTCGCGCCCTCCAACCTCGGCGTGAACCTCCTCGCCCCGATCTACACGAGCGGCTTCACCGTCGACGGCATCACCTTCCGGGAGTCCAGCAGTTGGGCGGTCATCCCGCTGCGCTCCTCGGACCTGACCTTCCGCAACATCAAGATGTTCAACAGGTTCGACATGGGCGAGAACGACGGCATCGACGTCATGGAGTCCACCAACGTCACCGTCGACCACGCGATCGGCATCGGCCTCGACGACCCGTTCAGCACCAAGACCTGGCCCGACGTCGCCGACATCTACAAGAGCGTCCCGGGCACCGCCCGCCCGCTGGACAACGTCACCTTCAACGACCTTGTCTCCTGGACCTATTGCTACGGCGTCAAGGTCGGCCAGGGCGTCTACGAGTCGCAGAACAAGGTCACCTTCCAGCACGTCGTCGTCTACGACGCGGCCGTCGGTATCGGCGTCCACCACAAGTACGGCACGGCGAGCGCGACGAACCTCAAGTTCGACGACATCGACATCGAGCGGCTCAGCTTCAGCAACGACGGCAACCGGACCTGGCTCGCTTTGATGACCGGCAGCACGGCGGGCATCGGCCCGGTCACCGGCGTCACGATCTCCAACGTCCGTGTCCGCAACGCCGGCACGACCGCCGCACGCGTCAACGGCCTTCCCGGTGCGCCCATTTCAGGTGTGGCACTGAGCCACATCGTGATGCCGGGAAGCACGACCGGAGCGACCACCCTCAGCCAGGTCAACCTCACCAACCTCTCGGACTACGGCAGCCTGACCATCACCCCCTGA
- a CDS encoding LacI family DNA-binding transcriptional regulator — translation MSSRPPHRQNTRPTMRDVAERAGVAVVTVSRVVNGIGTVREETAERVNAAITAIGYQRNEIARSLRPGQNSMTIGLLLGDLTNPFYASLAKAAVEVANEAGYAVLLSTADEDPEVERRAVGELIGRRVAGLIIVPDQGDHAFLNEINGHDHVPIVFVDRPATGAEADVVLVDNEDGGHKATQHLVDQGHRRIAILVAPSYYSTGRRLRGYRKALRRSGIEPDNKLVVTLSRGTTEEAEVAARALLTSANPPTAVFSTTGFLTEGVLRACRDLQVSIAVVGFDDFKLADMLPTPVTVVTSDTEELGRRAAHILLDRIDGDDSPSHRTVLPVQLIARGTGEIGHP, via the coding sequence GTGAGCAGTCGTCCCCCGCACCGCCAGAACACCAGGCCCACGATGCGCGATGTCGCGGAGCGGGCCGGAGTCGCCGTCGTCACCGTCTCCCGCGTCGTCAACGGCATCGGCACGGTCCGCGAGGAGACGGCCGAGCGCGTGAACGCGGCGATCACCGCGATCGGCTACCAGCGCAACGAGATCGCGCGCTCCCTGCGCCCCGGCCAGAACTCGATGACCATCGGGCTGCTCCTCGGCGACCTCACCAACCCGTTCTACGCCTCCCTCGCCAAGGCCGCCGTGGAAGTCGCCAACGAGGCAGGCTACGCAGTCCTGTTGAGCACCGCCGACGAGGACCCCGAGGTCGAGCGCCGGGCCGTCGGCGAGCTGATCGGCCGCCGGGTCGCCGGGCTCATCATCGTCCCCGACCAGGGCGACCACGCCTTCCTCAACGAGATCAACGGCCACGACCACGTACCGATCGTGTTCGTCGACCGGCCGGCCACCGGCGCCGAGGCCGATGTCGTCCTGGTCGACAACGAGGACGGCGGACACAAGGCCACCCAGCACCTCGTCGACCAGGGCCACCGCCGTATCGCGATCCTCGTCGCGCCCTCGTACTACAGCACCGGCCGACGGCTGCGCGGCTACCGCAAGGCGCTGCGCCGCAGCGGCATCGAGCCGGACAACAAGCTGGTCGTCACCCTGAGCCGCGGCACCACCGAGGAAGCCGAGGTGGCAGCCCGCGCCCTGCTCACCTCGGCGAACCCGCCCACCGCGGTCTTCTCCACCACGGGCTTCCTCACCGAGGGCGTCCTGCGGGCCTGCCGCGACCTCCAAGTCTCCATCGCCGTCGTGGGGTTCGACGACTTCAAGCTCGCCGACATGCTCCCCACCCCGGTCACCGTCGTCACCTCCGACACCGAGGAACTCGGCCGCCGGGCCGCCCACATCCTGCTGGACCGCATCGACGGCGACGACAGCCCGTCCCACCGGACCGTCCTCCCGGTGCAGCTGATCGCACGCGGCACCGGGGAGATCGGACACCCGTAA
- a CDS encoding carbohydrate ABC transporter permease yields the protein MAAYVFLAPALIGFTAFVVYPLFRSAYFALTTYNGLTDPKFVGLDNFHRMFTTDPSFWPSVRATLLLVVLYVPLSLAIGLALAVFCNQRMRGVGLLRTLCYLPVVLPVVATITLWKFVFNPQVGLANQVLNWLQLPTSEWLSGDDSAMPSIVIVMLWSVGSTMIIFLAALQAVPTELYEAARLDGAGPRTVFFRITLPLISPIMILQVVLQMVTALQAFNQPKILSPDNQGGPGFSTRTLMLSIYDNGFPRLGQVSQFGYASAQVWVLFLVIVVVIAATARFSSIWTYSDHVS from the coding sequence TTGGCCGCGTACGTGTTCCTGGCGCCGGCGCTCATCGGCTTCACGGCGTTCGTCGTCTACCCGCTGTTCCGGTCCGCGTACTTCGCGCTGACGACGTACAACGGCCTGACGGACCCGAAGTTCGTCGGCCTCGACAACTTCCACCGCATGTTCACCACCGACCCGTCCTTCTGGCCCTCGGTGCGCGCCACGCTGCTGCTCGTCGTGCTGTACGTGCCGTTGTCATTGGCCATCGGGCTGGCCCTGGCGGTGTTCTGCAACCAGCGGATGCGCGGCGTCGGCCTGCTGCGCACCCTGTGCTATCTGCCGGTCGTGCTGCCCGTGGTCGCCACGATCACGCTCTGGAAGTTCGTGTTCAACCCCCAAGTCGGCCTGGCCAACCAGGTGTTGAACTGGCTCCAGCTGCCCACCAGCGAGTGGCTGTCGGGGGACGACTCGGCGATGCCGTCGATCGTGATCGTCATGCTGTGGAGCGTCGGCTCCACGATGATCATCTTCCTCGCCGCGCTCCAGGCGGTCCCCACCGAGCTGTACGAGGCGGCCAGGCTCGACGGCGCCGGCCCCCGCACGGTGTTCTTCCGGATCACCCTGCCCCTGATCAGCCCGATCATGATCCTCCAGGTGGTCCTCCAGATGGTGACCGCCCTCCAGGCGTTCAACCAGCCGAAGATCCTCTCGCCGGACAACCAGGGCGGACCCGGGTTCAGCACCAGGACCCTGATGCTGTCGATCTACGACAACGGCTTTCCCCGGCTCGGGCAGGTCTCCCAGTTCGGCTACGCCTCCGCCCAGGTGTGGGTGCTCTTCCTCGTCATCGTCGTCGTGATCGCCGCCACCGCCCGCTTCTCGTCGATATGGACCTACAGTGACCACGTCTCCTGA